Proteins encoded together in one Catellatospora citrea window:
- a CDS encoding M56 family metallopeptidase, with translation MSTDIRNPDTAAVRLPSDLTVRFFVLLLLILGSTASIYGHMWLVLAGGENEQCPSVADIARVTGINAVTAEQLRGSTLMLLACGRPFTQGLLQAALAGTALVLVTAWVSYRLLPYWKMRYDSRLRDLVRQRLTMRRPRRSGLVPVEQSRHADAVARLQALAGQLGLDPPPHFLASRYASGELVFGTRNTAYVKLSDRLLDKRSTLASAFDAVVLHELAHVRNRDNRATYLTVTLFRSFVGLALLPYVLVVLLPRTPAGAAGVRIGGLRSASTDLHVVLAVAILTGLVVLTRAALLRAREINADLTAARHDPHGLLRTVFGPAAAVGADGASEPSRAGRRWRRPGWLSNHPTPRQRLRALDDPGTVGAVDAVQLFVAGVAVSALTANVTLLAWHAMVASPLGRGLPSVFLVILLVAVVNAFSAGVIAWFATTVMWRQQLSSGHARTSRALGYSVVMAAGLLVGEPLSMTFANAGVWAVFGGVGNRPLVGSAMAALTLVAVMAMVFVWSGENAAVLLARVRNSHRSASVASTVVAALGVLPVLTLWWLMHLQDMIATVHLGSRELAEQMGAAYWDGPAGPWLQAVYLPVQLLAAVPGAGAVIVGCCLFTAVASLWRRLPGHLDRQADSPVRVGAVAGWGLAWAAVVIGGALLFTVWLHARFDDLNTVPRADLISYLCDALVAMAAVGGAAAALCVRDRRATVKLVASAVTAGVVSLFAPVFVLAGGCGISGVAACAGRVPADYAGVIYGYAAPRLLIKTLVLAMFAVAVSAGIARLRRHLAGAQYPVPPAVAAPPGVASRVTAAAALLFLGATLVMWTYYGAVFLTG, from the coding sequence GTGAGTACCGACATCCGGAACCCGGACACCGCAGCGGTCCGGCTGCCCTCGGACCTGACGGTCCGGTTCTTCGTCCTGCTGCTGCTCATCCTCGGCAGTACGGCGTCGATCTACGGGCACATGTGGCTCGTCCTGGCCGGCGGCGAGAACGAGCAGTGCCCGTCCGTCGCCGACATCGCACGGGTGACCGGCATCAACGCGGTCACCGCCGAGCAGTTGCGGGGCTCCACCCTCATGCTGCTGGCCTGCGGCCGTCCTTTCACCCAAGGGTTGCTGCAGGCGGCGCTCGCCGGGACCGCACTGGTGCTGGTGACCGCCTGGGTCAGCTACCGGCTGCTGCCGTACTGGAAGATGCGCTACGACAGCCGGTTGCGCGACCTCGTCCGGCAGCGGCTGACCATGAGGAGACCACGACGCAGCGGCCTGGTGCCGGTCGAGCAGAGCCGCCATGCCGACGCCGTCGCGCGCCTGCAGGCGCTGGCCGGTCAGCTGGGGCTCGATCCCCCGCCACATTTCCTGGCGTCGCGGTATGCGTCCGGCGAGCTGGTGTTCGGCACCCGGAATACCGCATATGTCAAGCTGAGCGATCGTCTGCTGGACAAGCGGTCGACGCTCGCATCGGCGTTCGACGCGGTCGTGCTGCACGAGCTGGCCCATGTCCGCAATCGCGACAACCGGGCCACCTACCTGACCGTCACCCTGTTCCGCAGCTTCGTCGGGCTGGCATTGCTGCCGTACGTGCTCGTGGTGCTGCTGCCTCGAACCCCGGCCGGCGCGGCGGGGGTGCGCATCGGCGGTCTGCGGTCGGCGTCGACGGATCTGCACGTGGTGCTGGCCGTGGCGATCCTCACCGGCCTGGTGGTCCTCACCCGTGCGGCGCTGCTGCGGGCACGTGAGATCAACGCGGACCTGACGGCAGCGCGGCACGATCCGCATGGCTTGCTGCGGACCGTTTTCGGTCCAGCTGCCGCGGTGGGAGCCGACGGCGCATCCGAGCCGTCACGAGCAGGACGACGCTGGCGACGGCCTGGCTGGTTGAGCAACCATCCGACGCCGCGACAGCGGCTGCGGGCACTGGACGATCCCGGGACGGTCGGGGCCGTCGACGCGGTCCAGCTGTTCGTCGCGGGGGTGGCGGTGTCGGCCCTGACCGCCAATGTCACGCTGCTGGCCTGGCACGCGATGGTGGCGTCGCCGCTCGGGCGCGGGCTGCCGTCCGTGTTCCTGGTGATCCTGCTGGTGGCCGTGGTGAACGCGTTCTCCGCGGGCGTGATCGCCTGGTTCGCGACCACCGTGATGTGGCGACAGCAGCTCTCCTCCGGCCACGCCCGGACTTCGCGAGCACTGGGCTACAGCGTGGTGATGGCCGCGGGCCTGCTGGTCGGCGAGCCGCTGTCGATGACGTTCGCGAATGCCGGCGTCTGGGCGGTCTTCGGTGGCGTCGGCAACCGTCCGCTGGTCGGCAGCGCCATGGCCGCGCTCACGCTCGTGGCCGTCATGGCGATGGTGTTCGTCTGGTCCGGGGAGAACGCCGCCGTGCTGCTGGCCCGGGTCCGTAACTCGCACCGTTCGGCCAGCGTCGCCTCCACCGTGGTCGCGGCCCTCGGTGTGCTGCCGGTCCTCACGCTCTGGTGGCTCATGCACCTGCAGGACATGATCGCGACCGTGCATCTGGGCAGCAGGGAGCTGGCCGAGCAGATGGGGGCGGCCTACTGGGACGGGCCGGCAGGCCCGTGGCTGCAGGCCGTCTACCTGCCGGTGCAGTTGCTCGCGGCGGTGCCGGGGGCCGGCGCGGTCATCGTCGGCTGCTGCCTGTTCACCGCCGTCGCCTCGCTGTGGCGCCGGCTGCCGGGCCACCTCGACCGGCAGGCGGACTCACCGGTTCGGGTCGGCGCCGTCGCCGGCTGGGGCCTGGCGTGGGCCGCTGTCGTGATCGGCGGCGCGCTGCTGTTCACGGTCTGGCTGCATGCTCGATTCGACGACTTGAACACCGTGCCGCGAGCCGACCTGATCAGCTATCTGTGCGACGCGCTGGTGGCCATGGCGGCTGTCGGCGGCGCCGCGGCGGCGTTGTGCGTCCGCGACCGCCGCGCCACGGTGAAGCTGGTGGCCAGCGCGGTCACGGCAGGAGTCGTGTCGCTCTTCGCGCCCGTGTTCGTCCTGGCGGGCGGTTGCGGCATCAGCGGGGTGGCAGCGTGTGCCGGCCGGGTTCCTGCGGATTACGCCGGGGTCATCTACGGCTACGCGGCACCCCGGTTACTGATCAAGACACTCGTGCTGGCGATGTTCGCCGTCGCGGTGTCGGCGGGCATCGCCAGGCTCCGACGTCACCTCGCCGGTGCGCAGTACCCGGTGCCGCCCGCGGTGGCCGCGCCGCCCGGCGTGGCATCGCGCGTCACCGCGGCCGCGGCGCTGCTGTTCCTCGGCGCCACGCTGGTGATGTGGACGTATTACGGTGCGGTCTTCCTGACCGGATGA
- a CDS encoding LPXTG cell wall anchor domain-containing protein, which produces MRNVVRWFSAAAALLVAVLAAPAPAADAAAPTQVLALEEQYLQKKLTEQPPALRNCEAVPQGASAGTDGWVFEQPAAGNTAAAYVIGFIAGTRENPTPHILGITADGVVEAPLSDPTSPGPAPAGVSGGLLGNGGTGAWLKTPAGWELISGQLQVAEPTEQAAFGLAAVCAPPAASASPRPSASAVPSRSPVASASPRATAAITPSASGGGLPVTGSKLSSVVLAGLGLLLVGALLLVLSRRARRA; this is translated from the coding sequence ATGCGTAACGTCGTTCGCTGGTTCTCGGCGGCAGCGGCGCTGCTCGTCGCCGTGCTGGCAGCGCCCGCGCCTGCGGCGGATGCGGCGGCTCCGACTCAGGTGCTGGCGCTTGAGGAGCAGTACCTGCAGAAGAAGCTGACTGAGCAACCCCCCGCGCTGCGCAACTGCGAGGCGGTCCCGCAAGGCGCATCCGCCGGCACGGACGGCTGGGTCTTCGAGCAGCCGGCGGCCGGCAACACCGCGGCGGCGTACGTCATCGGCTTCATCGCCGGCACCCGCGAAAACCCGACGCCGCACATCCTCGGCATCACCGCCGACGGTGTCGTCGAGGCCCCGCTCAGCGACCCGACCAGCCCCGGACCGGCCCCCGCGGGCGTGAGCGGCGGCCTGCTCGGCAACGGCGGCACCGGAGCCTGGTTGAAGACCCCGGCGGGCTGGGAGCTCATCAGCGGACAGCTACAGGTGGCGGAACCGACCGAACAGGCCGCGTTCGGCCTGGCAGCGGTGTGCGCACCCCCGGCGGCGTCGGCCTCGCCGCGGCCGAGCGCGTCGGCGGTCCCCAGCCGGTCGCCGGTCGCCTCTGCGTCGCCTCGGGCCACTGCCGCGATCACCCCGTCGGCTTCCGGCGGCGGGCTGCCGGTGACCGGCTCGAAGCTGAGCAGCGTCGTGCTGGCGGGCCTCGGGTTGCTGCTGGTGGGCGCTCTGCTGCTCGTGCTGTCGCGGCGGGCACGGCGGGCGTGA
- a CDS encoding ArsR/SmtB family transcription factor — MAALTVDPADLALVRFGLSPLAETVAALASLMSPGRSTPGLTGGADRHRDAFAGLTADPAVSALCEVLRRTVHVTHWMPDFITVPPPGMETTIEQELAVVRATPADRVHADLTRSAGGPLPAALTGPDAADQVAAALAAAWSTLLAADWPRRRAQLQRDVVQRGGQLAAYGWARALAGLGPNVRWLPDAGQIQVNTWDTPPYEVSGARLMLVPSSFGAAWLALDPPRAYAVIYPARGVGSNPDDRTPDGLDRLLGRSRASVLRALAEPASTSQLVGLLGMALGAVGDHLAVLRGAGLVSRARAGRLVLYRRTTLGDDLLAGSTPEHRFR, encoded by the coding sequence ATGGCCGCACTCACCGTGGATCCCGCGGACCTGGCCCTGGTCCGCTTCGGGCTCTCTCCGCTGGCCGAGACGGTCGCCGCGCTGGCCAGTCTGATGTCGCCCGGCCGCTCGACCCCCGGCCTGACCGGTGGGGCGGACCGCCACCGCGACGCCTTCGCCGGCCTGACCGCCGATCCGGCCGTGAGCGCGCTGTGCGAGGTGTTGCGCCGCACGGTGCACGTGACCCACTGGATGCCCGACTTCATCACGGTGCCACCGCCGGGCATGGAGACCACCATCGAGCAGGAGCTGGCCGTCGTCCGGGCGACACCGGCCGATCGGGTGCACGCCGACCTGACCCGCAGCGCGGGCGGCCCGCTGCCGGCCGCCCTCACCGGACCCGATGCGGCGGACCAGGTCGCCGCCGCGCTGGCAGCCGCATGGTCCACATTGCTCGCCGCAGACTGGCCCCGGCGGCGGGCACAGCTGCAACGCGACGTCGTGCAGCGGGGCGGTCAGCTTGCCGCGTACGGCTGGGCCCGGGCGTTGGCCGGCCTCGGCCCCAACGTCCGCTGGCTGCCCGACGCCGGCCAGATCCAGGTCAACACCTGGGACACTCCACCGTACGAGGTGTCCGGCGCCCGGCTGATGCTCGTACCGAGCAGTTTCGGCGCGGCCTGGCTGGCGCTGGACCCGCCGCGGGCCTACGCCGTGATCTACCCGGCCCGCGGCGTCGGCTCGAACCCCGACGACCGTACGCCCGACGGCCTGGACCGGCTGCTCGGCCGCTCCCGGGCGTCGGTGCTGCGTGCCCTGGCGGAGCCGGCCAGCACGAGCCAGCTCGTCGGGCTGCTCGGCATGGCCCTGGGGGCGGTCGGTGACCACCTCGCGGTGCTGCGCGGCGCGGGCCTGGTGAGCCGGGCCCGCGCCGGACGCCTCGTTCTGTACCGGCGCACGACGCTCGGCGACGACCTGCTGGCGGGAAGCACACCCGAGCATCGGTTCCGGTAG
- a CDS encoding MFS transporter, which yields MSAAITVPSSVRETIACQRTPPEDRPVTTYREVFADGEFRALFAANAAVVAGMTMQMLALSALVYASTGSPLLAALAYLGGYLPLAIGALTLLSLADRVRPRAFLAAWDGVRALAAITFAVGVLPTWAILAIVMAMGLLEAVAGAVRNALIVDILSTGGFVLGRSTFNVSVGAMQIIGFAVGGTLIAAIGPHPALFAGAAFMVVSAVLTRFGLRRRAPRVAGRAGLRETWHGTRVLWRDPAIRALLLALWLPNGIIVGAEAMYVPYAGSSAGILFIAAALGMLAGDVVVGRWVPPGRLDRLITPLQTLLAVPYLIFVFHPGTWLAAGAVAVASFGFAAALGLQRRLLDAMPEELRGQGLGLDSSGRMTLQAIGAFAVGSLAEAFGPAAAMTGAAVGSLLIVALLWRPLRRTGIVAFGHPAPSAVS from the coding sequence GTGAGTGCGGCCATCACCGTCCCTTCGTCCGTGCGCGAAACAATAGCCTGCCAACGTACGCCGCCCGAGGATCGACCGGTGACCACCTACCGGGAAGTCTTCGCAGACGGCGAGTTCCGCGCACTGTTCGCCGCCAACGCTGCGGTCGTCGCCGGTATGACCATGCAGATGCTGGCCCTGTCCGCGCTGGTCTACGCGAGCACCGGCTCGCCGCTGCTGGCAGCGTTGGCCTATCTCGGCGGTTATCTGCCGCTGGCGATCGGCGCGCTGACCCTGCTCTCGCTTGCCGACCGGGTCCGGCCGCGGGCCTTCCTCGCCGCCTGGGACGGCGTACGCGCCCTCGCCGCGATCACGTTCGCGGTCGGCGTGCTGCCGACCTGGGCGATCCTGGCGATCGTCATGGCGATGGGCCTGCTGGAGGCGGTGGCCGGCGCGGTGCGAAACGCGCTGATCGTCGACATCCTGTCCACCGGTGGCTTCGTGCTCGGCCGGTCGACCTTCAACGTCTCGGTCGGTGCGATGCAGATAATCGGTTTCGCCGTCGGCGGCACCCTGATCGCTGCCATCGGGCCCCATCCCGCCCTGTTCGCCGGCGCGGCGTTCATGGTGGTCAGTGCGGTGCTGACCCGCTTCGGCCTGCGTCGACGCGCGCCCCGGGTCGCCGGGCGGGCCGGCCTGCGCGAGACCTGGCACGGCACCCGCGTCCTGTGGCGCGATCCGGCGATCCGGGCCCTGCTGTTGGCGCTGTGGCTGCCCAACGGGATCATCGTCGGCGCGGAGGCGATGTACGTGCCGTACGCGGGATCGTCGGCGGGCATCCTGTTCATCGCCGCCGCGCTGGGCATGCTCGCCGGGGACGTGGTGGTCGGCCGGTGGGTGCCACCAGGCCGCCTCGACCGGCTGATCACGCCGTTGCAGACGCTGCTCGCGGTACCGTATCTGATCTTCGTCTTTCACCCCGGCACCTGGTTGGCGGCCGGCGCGGTCGCGGTGGCCTCGTTCGGGTTCGCGGCCGCGCTCGGGTTGCAACGCCGCCTGCTCGACGCCATGCCCGAGGAGCTGCGCGGCCAGGGACTCGGACTGGACAGCAGCGGCCGGATGACTTTGCAGGCGATAGGCGCGTTCGCGGTCGGTTCGCTGGCCGAGGCATTCGGGCCGGCGGCGGCGATGACCGGCGCGGCGGTGGGTTCGCTGTTGATCGTCGCGCTGTTGTGGCGCCCGCTGCGCCGCACCGGCATCGTCGCGTTCGGACATCCCGCACCCAGCGCCGTATCCTAG
- a CDS encoding MarR family winged helix-turn-helix transcriptional regulator, with the protein MSAVTARSTPATGGSQPLTPDEDDLVRSLSRLIYALPRAIDADMVREQRLPFIEFLVMKHLSEAPDRRLRMSELASASELSISGMSRIVGRLESEGLVKRVRSEHDARGWNAVLTDAGLARLAEAWPTNLASVRRHFLDHLTGLDLKALAAALQDVAT; encoded by the coding sequence ATGTCTGCCGTCACAGCGCGCTCGACACCGGCCACGGGCGGGTCGCAGCCCCTCACCCCGGACGAGGACGACCTCGTACGGTCCCTCAGCCGCCTGATCTACGCCCTGCCCCGCGCCATCGACGCCGACATGGTCCGCGAGCAGCGACTGCCCTTCATCGAGTTCCTGGTCATGAAGCACCTGTCCGAAGCGCCCGACCGGCGGCTACGGATGAGCGAGCTGGCCTCCGCGAGCGAGCTGTCCATCAGCGGCATGAGCCGCATCGTCGGCCGGCTGGAAAGCGAAGGGCTGGTCAAACGGGTCAGGAGCGAGCACGACGCCCGCGGCTGGAACGCCGTTCTCACCGACGCCGGCCTGGCCCGCCTGGCCGAGGCCTGGCCCACCAACCTCGCCTCGGTGCGCCGCCACTTCCTCGACCACCTGACCGGGCTCGACCTCAAGGCCCTGGCCGCGGCACTGCAGGACGTCGCCACCTGA
- a CDS encoding NADPH-dependent FMN reductase, translating to MTRIGIIIGSTRPGRNGAAVGQWVHEVAQQRTDAEFELVDLVDYRLPHLDEAYPPAMGQYTQPHTLAWASRIASFDGFVMVTPEYNHSTSGALKNAIDFLYAEWNNKAVGFVSYGSLGGARAVEHLRLIAGELQLADVRSQVALSLFTDFENFSVFKPGQFQRDALDTTLDQVVAWSRALAPLRTS from the coding sequence ATGACCAGAATCGGGATCATCATCGGCAGCACCCGCCCGGGGCGTAACGGGGCGGCCGTGGGGCAGTGGGTGCACGAGGTCGCGCAGCAGCGCACCGACGCCGAGTTCGAGCTCGTCGACCTCGTCGACTACCGGCTGCCGCACCTGGATGAGGCGTACCCGCCGGCGATGGGGCAGTACACCCAGCCGCACACCCTGGCGTGGGCGAGCCGGATCGCGTCGTTCGACGGGTTCGTCATGGTGACGCCGGAGTACAACCACTCGACGTCCGGCGCGCTGAAGAATGCGATCGACTTCCTGTACGCCGAGTGGAACAACAAGGCCGTCGGCTTCGTCAGCTACGGCTCGCTCGGCGGCGCCCGTGCGGTGGAGCACCTGCGGCTCATCGCCGGCGAGTTGCAGCTGGCCGACGTGCGCTCGCAGGTGGCGCTGTCGCTGTTCACCGACTTCGAGAACTTCAGCGTGTTCAAGCCGGGCCAGTTCCAGCGGGACGCGCTCGATACGACGCTCGACCAGGTGGTGGCCTGGAGCAGGGCCCTCGCGCCGCTGCGGACCAGCTGA
- a CDS encoding SDR family NAD(P)-dependent oxidoreductase, with protein MGIIDDKVVLITGSGRGLGRAAALAFAREGARIVGLDIMTEANEETVALVRRAGGAMTGLAPVDLTDPEQVRRAVDDAAAAYGGLDVVHNNAAVVRFGPMPDLSVEDWRTTITGELDIPFFVSKFAWPHLVRRGGGVIINVASIAGMVGGEVPPMVAHSAANAGVIGMTRQLALEGARHGIRVVAISPGPTLTPLSDRDLGDDHAARAAITGKTLLKRFAQPEEVVELAVFLASDRAAFITGANYPVDGGSTAW; from the coding sequence ATGGGAATCATCGACGACAAGGTCGTGCTGATCACCGGCAGCGGCCGGGGTCTGGGCCGCGCCGCGGCGCTGGCCTTCGCGCGCGAAGGCGCGAGGATCGTCGGGCTCGACATCATGACCGAGGCCAACGAGGAGACGGTCGCACTCGTGCGCCGCGCCGGTGGTGCGATGACCGGCCTCGCGCCGGTCGATCTCACCGACCCTGAGCAGGTGCGGCGCGCGGTGGACGACGCCGCGGCCGCCTACGGCGGACTCGACGTCGTGCACAACAACGCCGCGGTGGTCCGTTTCGGGCCGATGCCCGACCTCTCGGTCGAGGACTGGCGGACGACGATCACCGGTGAACTCGACATCCCCTTCTTCGTGTCGAAGTTCGCGTGGCCGCACCTGGTCCGGCGCGGCGGCGGTGTCATCATCAACGTCGCGTCCATCGCGGGCATGGTCGGCGGCGAGGTCCCGCCGATGGTCGCCCACAGTGCGGCCAACGCGGGCGTGATCGGCATGACGCGGCAGCTGGCGCTCGAAGGCGCCCGTCACGGGATCCGGGTGGTCGCGATCAGCCCTGGTCCCACGCTGACGCCGCTCAGCGACCGCGACCTCGGCGACGATCATGCCGCCCGGGCCGCGATCACCGGCAAGACGCTGCTCAAGCGTTTCGCCCAGCCGGAGGAGGTCGTCGAACTGGCGGTGTTCCTCGCGTCCGACCGGGCGGCGTTCATCACCGGCGCCAACTATCCGGTCGACGGTGGCTCGACCGCCTGGTGA